GTCGTCAGTGGTAGCAGGCGCAGCGGTCTCAGTTGCCGGAGCAGCTACAGCTTCAGTCACCTGAATGTCCTTTTCGTTATTTTCGGTCACAGTGACAGCCCACCTTCACGTGCGCCGTCAGCGACGGCGGCGATCCGGCCGTGGTACTTGTTACCACCGCGGTCGAAGACAACAGCTTCGATACCGGCAGCCTTGGCACGCTCGGCGACCAGTTCGCCAACGCGCTTGGCCTTGGCGGTCTTGTCACCGTCGAATGCACGAAGGTCGGCTTCCAGTGTGGACGCGCTCGCTACGGTCAGGCCCTTGGTGTCATCGACAACCTGGACGAATACGTGGCGTGCGGAGCGGTTGACGACCAGACGAGGGCGTACAGCCGTTCCGGAGATGCGCTTGCGGATACGAAGCTGGCGACGGCTGCGTGAAGCAGACTTGCTCTTGTTCGTACGCTTCTTGTTAATTGCAATGGCCATGGTTACTTACCAGCCTTTCCGACCTTGCGGCGGATGACTTCGCCGGCGTAGCGGATGCCCTTGCCCTTATAGGGGTCCGGCTTCCGCAGCTTGCGAATGTTGGCAGCAACCTCGCCGACCTGCTGCTTGGAGATACCTGAAACAGAGAGCTTGGTCGGGGTCTCTACTGCAAAGGTGATACCGTTCGGTGCCGAGACGTTGACCGGGTGGCTGTAGCCCAGAGCGAACTCCAGGTCAGAACCCTTGGCCTGGACGCGGTAACCGGTACCGACAATCTCAAGCTTCTTCTCGTAGCCTGCGGTGACGCCCTGGATCATGTTGGCGATCAGGGTGCGGGTCAGGCCGTGCAGCGAACGTGAGGCGCGCTCGTCGTTCGGGCGGGCGACAGTCAGGGTGCCATCTTCCAGGGAGACCTCGATCGGGCTGGCCACAGTGTGGCTCAGCTCGCCTTTGGAACCCTTGACGCTGACGACAGAGCCGTCAACCTTGACCTCAACGCCGGCAGGAACGGTGATGGGGAGACGTCCAATACGTGACATTATTCTCTTCCTTTCCCGTTACCAGACGTAAGCGAGGACTTCGCCGCCCACGCCCTTCTTGCCGGCCTGCTTGTCAGTCAAGAGGCCGGAAGAGGTGGACAGGATTGCGACACCCAGGCCACCGAGCACGTGCGGCAGGTTGGTGGACTTCGCGTAAACGCGGAGTCCCGGCTTGGAAATACGACGAACGCCAGCGATTGAACGCTCGCGGTTCGGACCGAACTTGAGCTCGAGGGTCAGCTTCTTGCCAACCTCAGCGTCTTCTTCTTTCCAGGAGGCGATGTAACCTTCAGCCTTCAGGATGTCGGCAACGCGTGCCTTGAGCTTGCTGTACGGCATAGTCACGGTGTCGTGGTATGCCGAGTTTGCGTTGCGCAGACGCGTAAGCATGTCTGCGACGGGATCTGTCATGGTCATGTTGGGCTCTTGCCCTTCCTCATAACGGTTTCCGCCCTGCCATCCCCGGGGGGAAGCGGCAAGGCCGGACCTTCTATGTAGCTAGATTAAGCTTCGGTCTTGAACGGGAAACCAAGCGCCTTGAGCAGCGCGCGGCCTTCGTCGTCGGTCTTGGCAGTGGTCACGACGGTGATGTCCATACCGCGAACGCGGTCGATGGAATCCTGGTCGATCTCGTGGAACATAACCTGCTCGGTCAGACCGAAGGTGTAGTTGCCGTTGCCGTCAAACTGCTTGCCACTGAGGCCCCGGAAGTCACGGATACGCGGCAGAGCCAGCGTGACCAGACGGTCCAGGAATTCCCACATGCGGTCTCCACGCAGAGTTGCGTGTGCACCGATGGGCATGCCTTCGCGCAGCTTGAACTGTGCGATCGACTTGCGGGCCTTGGTTACCTGCGGCTTCTGACCGGTGATCAGGGTCA
Above is a window of Arthrobacter sp. FB24 DNA encoding:
- the rplF gene encoding 50S ribosomal protein L6; the encoded protein is MSRIGRLPITVPAGVEVKVDGSVVSVKGSKGELSHTVASPIEVSLEDGTLTVARPNDERASRSLHGLTRTLIANMIQGVTAGYEKKLEIVGTGYRVQAKGSDLEFALGYSHPVNVSAPNGITFAVETPTKLSVSGISKQQVGEVAANIRKLRKPDPYKGKGIRYAGEVIRRKVGKAGK
- the rplE gene encoding 50S ribosomal protein L5; this translates as MTETLETPASKIVPRLKTKYADSIKSTLIEEFKYENVNQVPRLVKVVVNMGVGDAAKDSKLIDGAVRDLTLITGQKPQVTKARKSIAQFKLREGMPIGAHATLRGDRMWEFLDRLVTLALPRIRDFRGLSGKQFDGNGNYTFGLTEQVMFHEIDQDSIDRVRGMDITVVTTAKTDDEGRALLKALGFPFKTEA
- the rpsH gene encoding 30S ribosomal protein S8; this encodes MTMTDPVADMLTRLRNANSAYHDTVTMPYSKLKARVADILKAEGYIASWKEEDAEVGKKLTLELKFGPNRERSIAGVRRISKPGLRVYAKSTNLPHVLGGLGVAILSTSSGLLTDKQAGKKGVGGEVLAYVW
- the rplR gene encoding 50S ribosomal protein L18 — protein: MAIAINKKRTNKSKSASRSRRQLRIRKRISGTAVRPRLVVNRSARHVFVQVVDDTKGLTVASASTLEADLRAFDGDKTAKAKRVGELVAERAKAAGIEAVVFDRGGNKYHGRIAAVADGAREGGLSL